In one window of Ptiloglossa arizonensis isolate GNS036 chromosome 5, iyPtiAriz1_principal, whole genome shotgun sequence DNA:
- the LOC143147386 gene encoding prohormone-4, whose protein sequence is MVQRFCTSVAALSLALSACVVFPRAVMAIDLSRFYGHFNSKRTDDACRPYEPFKCPGDGTCISIQYLCDGAPDCQDGYDEDSRLCTAAKRPPVEETASFLQSLLASHGPNYLEKLFGTKARDTLKPLGGVNKVAIALSESQTIEDFGAALHLMRSDLEHLRSVFMAVENGDLGMLKSIGIKDSELGDVKFFLEKLVKTGFLD, encoded by the exons ATGGTCCAAAGGTTCTGCACCAGCGTGGCTGCGCTTAGCCTCGCCCTGAGTGCCTGCGTTGTTTTTCCGCGTGCCGTCATGGCGATCGACTTGAGTCGATTTTACGGTCACTTCAACTCGAAGCGTACAG ATGACGCTTGCCGTCCATACGAACCGTTCAAATGTCCCGGAGACGGCACATGTATCTCGATTCAGTATCTTTGCGACGGAGCTCCGGATTGTCAGGACGGTTACGACGAAGATTCACGATTGTGCACCGCTG CAAAAAGACCGCCAGTAGAGGAGACTGCCAGTTTCCTGCAATCATTGTTAGCAAGTCATGGTCCaaattatctcgagaaattgttcgGGACCAAGGCGCGGGATACGCTGAAACCTCTCGGTGGAGTGAATAAGGTGGCTATAGCACTTTCGG AATCGCAAACGATCGAGGATTTTGGCGCCGCCCTGCACCTGATGCGCTCCGACTTGGAGCACCTACGCTCCGTGTTCATGGCGGTGGAGAACGGGGACTTGGGAATGCTGAAATCTATCGGGATCAAGGACTCCGAGTTGGGAGACGTGAAGTTCTTCCTGGAAAAGCTGGTGAAGACCGGCTTCCTTGACTGA